A stretch of Aedes aegypti strain LVP_AGWG chromosome 2, AaegL5.0 Primary Assembly, whole genome shotgun sequence DNA encodes these proteins:
- the LOC5570084 gene encoding uncharacterized protein LOC5570084 isoform X2, with the protein MERSNNSLNVIKYTKSNGYLLLATASFFVLRELWNLREILNESEWYWLERFNQFYVVVPSFRWSPLVRLIAAVLWILGLSIACPGLRLENRRFIQPAKYLFLLEVFTYVAELLTFSIWDENFRHYTDYVYVMFKLLVIIPYIALSLLALLKLIEVDPIMPKSRSDNFVRFDNTQTNTEA; encoded by the exons ATGGAAAGGTCAAACAATTCACTAAACGTGATCAAGTACACCAAATCGAACGGATATTTGCTGTTGGCCACGGCATCGTTTTTCGTCCTTCGGGAACTTTGGAATCTTCgcgaaattttgaatgaaagcGAATGGTATTGGCTCGAACGTTTCAATCAATTTTACGTGGTGGTTCCTTCGTTTCGGTGGTCCCCGCTGGTGAGATTGATCGCTGCAGTTTTGTGGATTCTTGGGCTTTCGATTGCCTGTCCCGGTCTAAGGCTGGAGAACCGACGCTTCATACAGCCAGCCAAGTATCTCTTTTTGCTGGAAGTCTTCACGTACGTTGCCGAACTGCTGACCTTTTCCATCTGGGACGAAAACTTTCGCCACTATACGGATTACGTGTACGTGATGTTCAAATTGTTGG TCATCATCCCGTACATTGCCCTCAGCCTGCTCGCCCTGCTCAAACTGATCGAGGTGGATCCAATCATGCCGAAAAGTCGCTCCGATAACTTCGTGAGATTTGACAACACTCAAACCAACACGGAAGCATAG
- the LOC5570084 gene encoding uncharacterized protein LOC5570084 isoform X1 yields MERSNNSLNVIKYTKSNGYLLLATASFFVLRELWNLREILNESEWYWLERFNQFYVVVPSFRWSPLVRLIAAVLWILGLSIACPGLRLENRRFIQPAKYLFLLEVFTYVAELLTFSIWDENFRHYTDYVYVMFKLLVVVFYVMNTICTLEDIFGKPSVQPLQVEMTDNMLHTNMDGGGIENRESVLLI; encoded by the exons ATGGAAAGGTCAAACAATTCACTAAACGTGATCAAGTACACCAAATCGAACGGATATTTGCTGTTGGCCACGGCATCGTTTTTCGTCCTTCGGGAACTTTGGAATCTTCgcgaaattttgaatgaaagcGAATGGTATTGGCTCGAACGTTTCAATCAATTTTACGTGGTGGTTCCTTCGTTTCGGTGGTCCCCGCTGGTGAGATTGATCGCTGCAGTTTTGTGGATTCTTGGGCTTTCGATTGCCTGTCCCGGTCTAAGGCTGGAGAACCGACGCTTCATACAGCCAGCCAAGTATCTCTTTTTGCTGGAAGTCTTCACGTACGTTGCCGAACTGCTGACCTTTTCCATCTGGGACGAAAACTTTCGCCACTATACGGATTACGTGTACGTGATGTTCAAATTGTTGG TTGTTGTATTTTATGTGATGAACACGATTTGCACCCTGGAAGACATATTTGGGAAACCCTCCGTTCAGCCGCTGCAGGTTGAAATGACTGACAATATGCTCCATACCAACATGGATGGCGGAGGTATCGAGAACAGAGAGAGCGTTCTACTGATCTGA
- the LOC5570084 gene encoding uncharacterized protein LOC5570084 isoform X3 has translation MDRFLRFFVKFHGYAIALLSILFALVSVLFTRLNYQYPLEEWYNFRFSGIPMLILGAAWIMASLVLVIGVFKECPKLIYPYGAVFVVELGTLILRDVYLLVAGKDWDEMVFINISVVLLLFIIPYIALSLLALLKLIEVDPIMPKSRSDNFVRFDNTQTNTEA, from the exons ATGGATCGATTCTTACGGTTCTTCGTTAAGTTTCACGGCTATGCCATCGCACTGCTCAGCATCTTGTTTGCCCTAGTGAGCGTGCTGTTCACTCGACTCAATTACCAGTACCCGTTAGAGGAGT GGTACAATTTCCGCTTCTCCGGGATCCCGATGCTGATTTTGGGCGCTGCCTGGATTATGGCCAGCCTCGTGCTCGTAATCGGGGTGTTTAAG GAATGCCCCAAGCTGATCTACCCATACGGAGCCGTTTTTGTGGTGGAATTGGGCACGCTGATTCTACGGGACGTCTACCTGCTGGTGGCCGGCAAGGACTGGGACGAGATGGTGTTCATCAACATCAGCGTCGTGCTGCTACTGT TCATCATCCCGTACATTGCCCTCAGCCTGCTCGCCCTGCTCAAACTGATCGAGGTGGATCCAATCATGCCGAAAAGTCGCTCCGATAACTTCGTGAGATTTGACAACACTCAAACCAACACGGAAGCATAG